A window of the Sphaerobacter thermophilus DSM 20745 genome harbors these coding sequences:
- a CDS encoding CapA family protein — translation MTDHQPLRLALTGDSIITRRFAAPPGSPFDQLRQIIREADVAFTNLEVVPNDFQGYPAYESGGSHLGAPSWVIDELVDMGFDLFATATNHSLNYSIAGLLALIDILERKGVAYAGIGRNLAEARMPVYLDSPRGSIAMISCASTFAPGQEASEQRPDMLGRPGLNPLRYETIYDVLPDQLETLRRIAEELGLERQRLERIQLGFAFPPDSPDIFPFLDTNFRAADRVAVHTTPKAKDLDAIATWVREARARADFVLVSLHAHEQGSDREEPAAFIRTFAHRMIDEGADVVVGHGPHLLRGMECYRGKPIFYSLGNFFGQNELTLKIPSDSYERFRIDPSRTPSEMYRIRHDDDRKGFPADSRYWETVVPICHLAEGRVTKIEIVPVSLGHGEPSHRRGKPRLATGAHAEAILKRFAALSEPYGTRIDLDGERAFVRID, via the coding sequence GTGACAGATCACCAGCCGTTGCGGCTCGCCCTGACCGGAGACAGCATCATTACGCGCCGGTTCGCGGCCCCGCCCGGTAGCCCGTTCGACCAGCTCCGGCAGATCATCCGTGAGGCCGACGTCGCCTTCACCAACCTGGAGGTGGTCCCGAACGACTTCCAGGGGTACCCGGCCTACGAAAGCGGCGGCTCGCACCTGGGCGCGCCGTCCTGGGTCATCGACGAACTCGTCGATATGGGCTTCGACCTTTTCGCCACGGCGACGAACCACTCGCTCAACTACAGCATCGCCGGGCTGCTCGCGCTCATCGACATCCTGGAGCGCAAGGGCGTCGCCTACGCCGGGATCGGCCGCAACCTCGCCGAGGCACGCATGCCCGTGTACCTCGACTCACCCAGGGGCAGCATCGCGATGATCTCCTGTGCCTCCACCTTCGCCCCAGGGCAGGAAGCATCCGAGCAGCGGCCCGACATGCTGGGTCGTCCCGGACTCAACCCCCTCCGCTACGAGACCATTTACGACGTGCTCCCTGACCAACTCGAGACGCTGCGGCGGATCGCGGAGGAGTTGGGCCTCGAGCGCCAGCGGCTGGAGCGCATCCAACTCGGCTTCGCCTTCCCGCCCGACTCGCCAGACATCTTCCCCTTCCTCGACACCAACTTTCGCGCGGCCGACCGCGTTGCGGTGCACACGACTCCGAAGGCCAAGGATCTCGACGCCATCGCCACCTGGGTCCGCGAGGCGCGCGCCCGCGCCGACTTCGTCCTGGTCAGCCTGCACGCACACGAGCAGGGCAGCGACCGCGAGGAACCTGCCGCCTTCATCCGCACCTTCGCCCATCGCATGATCGACGAGGGCGCGGATGTCGTCGTGGGCCACGGTCCGCACCTGCTACGCGGCATGGAGTGCTATCGGGGCAAGCCGATCTTCTACAGCCTCGGCAACTTCTTCGGCCAGAACGAGCTAACGCTGAAAATCCCGTCCGACTCCTACGAACGCTTCCGCATCGATCCGAGCCGGACCCCCAGCGAGATGTATCGCATCCGCCACGACGACGACCGCAAGGGCTTCCCGGCAGACTCCCGCTACTGGGAAACCGTCGTACCCATCTGCCACCTCGCGGAGGGACGCGTCACCAAGATCGAAATCGTCCCCGTCTCGCTTGGACACGGTGAGCCGAGTCATCGCCGAGGAAAACCACGACTCGCGACCGGCGCACATGCGGAGGCCATCCTGAAGCGCTTTGCCGCCCTGTCGGAGCCGTACGGCACCCGAATCGACCTTGACGGCGAGCGCGCCTTCGTCCGGATTGACTAG
- a CDS encoding HNH endonuclease, whose product MDDQQVTQHTNGNHLNGHHPVLVLNHNYEPLNVCNLRRAIVLVLSGKAEVLEAYDVTVASARQRFDAPSVIRLAYLIRRPRPRVKLCRREIFIRDDYTCQYCGTRTHDLTIDHVVPRSRGGGHTWSNLVSACRVCNHRKGGKTLAEARLTLRREPFEPRPGRYYTIQRALNSRVNPDWLPFIPGYEPLKSASSSG is encoded by the coding sequence TTGGATGACCAACAGGTAACTCAGCACACCAACGGGAACCACCTGAACGGGCACCACCCGGTCCTGGTCCTGAACCACAACTACGAGCCGCTCAACGTTTGCAACCTGCGCCGCGCGATCGTCCTCGTCCTCAGCGGCAAGGCCGAGGTACTCGAGGCGTACGATGTCACCGTGGCCTCGGCACGCCAGCGATTCGACGCGCCCTCGGTGATCCGCCTCGCCTACCTGATCCGCAGGCCACGCCCGCGCGTCAAGCTCTGCCGGCGCGAGATCTTCATCCGCGACGACTACACCTGCCAGTACTGCGGCACGCGGACCCACGACCTGACCATCGACCACGTCGTGCCGCGATCCCGCGGTGGCGGCCATACCTGGTCCAACCTCGTCAGCGCCTGCCGCGTCTGCAACCACCGCAAGGGCGGGAAGACGCTCGCCGAGGCGCGCTTGACGCTGCGCCGCGAGCCGTTCGAGCCGCGCCCGGGCCGCTACTACACCATCCAGCGGGCGCTCAACTCCCGCGTCAATCCCGACTGGTTGCCGTTCATCCCTGGCTACGAGCCGTTGAAAAGTGCCAGCAGTAGTGGCTGA
- the serS gene encoding serine--tRNA ligase yields the protein MIDLRLIREQPDLVREALAKLNTEAPIDEILELDERRRALLAEVEELKARRNAGSKEISRLAPGPERDARIAEMRGLGDKIQELDAQVAETDAALRDLLLQVPNLPDPDVPVGPDESANVVVRHWGEPRDFPYPVRPHWEIGEELGLIDFERGVKVSGSRFYFFRGDMARLQRALATWMIDLHVREHGYTELYAPVLVRPDALIGTGNLPKFGDALYRDDESDLWLIPTAEVPVTNLYADEILDADALPIYHVAQTPCFRREQLSAGRDVRGIKRVHQFEKVEMVKFVAPETSDDELNSLVANAEEVLQRLNIPYRVVQMCTGDLSFTAAKKFDLEAWAPGSQDWLEVSSCSNFRDFQARRANIRYRPADGARPQFVHTLNGSGLALPRTLIAIMENYQREDGTIEIPEVLRPYMGGQEVIGRQPVF from the coding sequence ATGATTGACCTGCGGTTGATCCGCGAGCAGCCCGATCTCGTGCGCGAGGCGCTCGCCAAGCTCAACACCGAAGCACCTATCGACGAGATCCTCGAGCTGGACGAACGTCGCCGGGCGCTCCTGGCGGAGGTCGAGGAACTCAAGGCCCGCCGCAACGCCGGGTCGAAAGAGATCAGCCGGCTTGCCCCTGGACCGGAGCGCGACGCCCGCATCGCGGAGATGCGCGGCCTCGGGGACAAGATCCAGGAACTCGACGCACAGGTGGCCGAGACGGACGCCGCGCTCAGAGACCTCCTGCTCCAGGTGCCGAACCTGCCCGACCCCGACGTGCCGGTCGGGCCGGACGAATCGGCCAATGTGGTCGTCCGCCACTGGGGCGAGCCGCGCGACTTCCCCTACCCCGTCCGCCCGCACTGGGAGATCGGCGAGGAACTGGGCCTGATCGATTTCGAGCGCGGGGTCAAGGTGTCCGGCTCGCGCTTCTACTTCTTCCGCGGGGACATGGCGCGCCTCCAACGGGCGCTGGCTACCTGGATGATCGACCTGCACGTCCGCGAGCACGGATACACCGAACTGTACGCCCCGGTCCTCGTCCGCCCCGACGCCCTAATCGGCACCGGCAACCTGCCCAAGTTCGGCGACGCCCTCTACCGCGACGACGAGTCGGACCTGTGGCTGATCCCGACCGCCGAGGTACCGGTGACGAACCTCTACGCCGACGAGATCCTGGATGCCGACGCGCTCCCGATCTACCACGTCGCCCAGACGCCCTGCTTCCGCCGGGAGCAGCTCTCGGCCGGGCGCGACGTGCGTGGGATCAAGCGCGTCCACCAGTTCGAGAAGGTCGAGATGGTCAAGTTCGTCGCGCCCGAGACGTCGGACGACGAACTGAACTCGCTGGTCGCGAACGCTGAGGAAGTCCTCCAGCGGCTCAACATCCCCTACCGCGTCGTGCAGATGTGCACCGGCGACCTCTCGTTCACGGCCGCCAAGAAGTTCGACCTGGAGGCATGGGCACCCGGTAGCCAGGACTGGCTGGAGGTGTCGTCCTGCTCGAACTTCCGGGACTTCCAGGCGCGCCGGGCCAACATCCGCTACCGGCCAGCCGACGGCGCACGGCCCCAGTTCGTCCACACCCTGAACGGCTCGGGGCTCGCCCTCCCGCGCACCCTGATCGCCATCATGGAGAACTACCAGCGCGAGGACGGCACGATCGAGATCCCGGAGGTCCTGCGCCCCTACATGGGTGGCCAGGAAGTCATCGGCCGCCAGCCGGTCTTCTGA
- a CDS encoding SIS domain-containing protein → MSAPTTDSMMYQTMHRQPDDLRRLLDTGWEPAQDAAERIAGARRVFLVGIGTSYHAAQVGAWLLAAAGSDARAVLSFDFARYPVQFGLQSDDAVIVMAHTGVKRFSSEALEAAVALGATVLSVGSLTAEHPGSQLVLRTVEREKSAAYTSSHLCAMTVLAQVATCLGDKRGATATADFRTALEALPDQVAGVLAREDEVLPVAREATTRRVYAAGAGPNAVSATEAVIKVREAAYGWIDGLPLEQFVHGPMVAVNADDLVVLINVPGAAQERVREVAAVLAAVGARLWLVGEGVEAVPDATVFELPAVPEMISPLLTVVPMQMLAYQMAVVKGVNPDTFRRDNPTYAAAFGLMKL, encoded by the coding sequence ATGAGCGCGCCGACGACCGACTCGATGATGTACCAGACCATGCACCGCCAGCCGGACGATCTGCGGCGGCTGCTTGATACCGGCTGGGAGCCGGCGCAGGATGCCGCGGAGCGAATCGCCGGTGCACGCCGCGTCTTCCTGGTCGGCATCGGCACCAGCTACCACGCGGCCCAGGTCGGGGCCTGGCTGCTCGCGGCAGCCGGCAGCGATGCCCGTGCCGTCCTGTCCTTCGATTTCGCCCGGTACCCGGTGCAGTTCGGCCTCCAATCGGACGACGCCGTGATCGTGATGGCGCATACGGGCGTGAAGCGCTTCTCGTCGGAGGCCCTGGAAGCCGCGGTCGCGTTGGGAGCCACCGTCTTGTCGGTCGGCAGCCTGACTGCCGAGCACCCCGGCTCGCAGCTCGTGCTGCGCACCGTCGAGCGGGAGAAGTCGGCCGCCTACACGTCGTCGCACCTCTGCGCGATGACCGTGCTGGCGCAGGTCGCCACCTGCCTCGGAGACAAGCGCGGCGCGACCGCCACCGCGGACTTCCGCACCGCGCTGGAGGCGCTGCCGGATCAAGTGGCCGGCGTGCTGGCGCGTGAGGATGAGGTGCTGCCGGTGGCCCGCGAGGCGACGACCCGCCGGGTCTACGCGGCCGGAGCCGGGCCAAATGCGGTGAGCGCCACCGAGGCGGTCATCAAGGTGCGCGAGGCCGCGTACGGCTGGATCGACGGGCTGCCGCTGGAGCAGTTCGTGCACGGACCGATGGTGGCGGTCAATGCGGATGATCTGGTCGTGCTCATCAACGTGCCCGGTGCGGCGCAAGAGCGCGTCCGCGAGGTGGCGGCGGTGCTGGCGGCCGTGGGCGCGCGGCTGTGGCTGGTCGGCGAAGGCGTGGAAGCCGTGCCGGACGCCACCGTCTTCGAACTCCCGGCAGTCCCGGAGATGATCTCGCCGCTCCTGACGGTCGTGCCAATGCAGATGCTCGCCTACCAGATGGCCGTCGTGAAGGGCGTCAACCCGGACACCTTCCGCCGGGATAATCCCACCTACGCCGCCGCCTTCGGGCTGATGAAGCTGTGA
- a CDS encoding MFS transporter: MGARLRARLPPRWVVAVSLAVAASILGDSLLYAVLPVVWDDLGLAVASVGVLLSVNRWVRLVSNSIAGWVVTRTGVRGPFVASLFVAALTTAAYASGLGFIVLLIARAVWGVCWSFLRLGGYLAALEAARDGNRGYYLGFFNGVVRFGSFVAVLTGGLLTDLLGFETTVFIFTAISIVGAVAVLRERPPSPQRPSQVTVRIPSDQPATDRESMPRIARLRFRVVSVAVFLHGVAISGLVTATLGLWLLRSYGETTPVLGIALGVATVTGVLLSARFLGDFLWGPVVGHLSDRWGPVRVTLVAGAVEVATLAMLALPVSLAWTAVTAITLFLASTALQVSLDATVGGLAPEAQRARLLGWYSTWLDLGAATGPLLGYAIAGGAQLQWLYLAVAVSLAVVGVVYVAVFTREGKGDLAGASPAR, from the coding sequence ATGGGAGCTCGACTGCGAGCGCGCCTGCCACCGCGTTGGGTGGTCGCGGTGTCCCTCGCGGTCGCCGCGTCGATCCTGGGCGACTCCCTGCTCTACGCCGTCCTACCGGTCGTCTGGGACGACCTCGGCCTCGCGGTTGCGTCAGTCGGAGTTCTGCTGAGCGTCAACCGCTGGGTGCGGCTGGTCTCGAATTCCATCGCAGGCTGGGTCGTGACGCGCACCGGCGTCCGCGGCCCGTTCGTGGCCTCACTGTTCGTCGCCGCGCTCACCACCGCGGCCTACGCCTCCGGCCTCGGCTTCATCGTTCTCCTCATCGCGCGCGCCGTGTGGGGGGTCTGCTGGTCTTTCCTACGCCTCGGTGGTTACCTGGCGGCCCTGGAAGCTGCGCGCGACGGCAATCGCGGCTACTACCTGGGCTTCTTCAACGGCGTGGTGCGGTTCGGGAGCTTCGTTGCCGTGCTCACGGGCGGGCTCCTGACCGACCTGCTGGGGTTCGAGACGACGGTATTCATTTTCACCGCGATCAGCATCGTCGGCGCCGTCGCCGTCCTGCGCGAGCGGCCGCCCTCACCCCAGCGACCCAGCCAGGTGACGGTGCGGATCCCAAGCGATCAGCCAGCGACCGACCGCGAGTCCATGCCCCGGATCGCCCGGCTCCGCTTCCGCGTCGTCTCCGTCGCAGTCTTCCTGCATGGCGTGGCCATCAGCGGGTTGGTGACCGCCACGCTTGGCCTGTGGCTGTTGCGGTCCTACGGCGAGACCACCCCGGTGCTCGGCATCGCCCTCGGGGTAGCCACCGTCACCGGCGTCTTGCTGTCAGCGCGCTTCCTTGGGGACTTCCTGTGGGGGCCGGTCGTCGGTCACCTCTCGGACCGCTGGGGACCGGTCCGCGTCACACTCGTGGCCGGGGCGGTTGAGGTCGCGACACTGGCAATGCTGGCGTTGCCCGTTTCGCTCGCCTGGACCGCCGTCACCGCCATCACCCTGTTCCTCGCCTCGACTGCCCTCCAGGTGTCGCTCGATGCGACCGTCGGCGGACTGGCCCCGGAGGCCCAGCGCGCCCGGTTGCTCGGGTGGTACAGCACCTGGCTCGACCTCGGCGCCGCGACGGGGCCGCTGCTGGGCTACGCCATCGCGGGTGGGGCGCAGCTCCAGTGGTTGTACCTCGCGGTAGCCGTGTCGCTCGCGGTGGTCGGCGTGGTGTACGTGGCCGTCTTCACGCGGGAAGGCAAGGGCGACCTCGCCGGAGCCAGTCCGGCCCGGTGA
- the dnaJ gene encoding molecular chaperone DnaJ — protein sequence MTAKRDYYEILGVSRNATAEEIRRAYRRLARKYHPDVNREEGAEERFKEINEAYEVLGDEERRAAYDRFGHAGVSGGFGAAGDPFGFSGSPFSDIFETFFGGGGRRSRGPVRGADLETSVELTFEEAIFGTEKEVEVTRLELCDDCRGTRMRGGKQPPVCPVCGGSGEVRRVQHTILGQFVTAMPCDNCGGEGRVISDPCPTCRGRGRVAKTRTIAVTIPAGVDSDSTLRLTGQGEHVPNGTPGNLYVRIRVQPHPYFVRQGKQIHLDLPLNMVQAALGAEVEVPTVDGPVELKIPPGTQPGQQFRLRGKGVPDVRGGARGDQIVTVRVVIPTEITPEQRELLRKLAETLTTPDLEDGNRRGFFGKIKDALGV from the coding sequence ATGACCGCAAAGCGCGACTACTACGAGATCTTGGGCGTCAGCCGGAACGCGACGGCGGAGGAGATCCGGCGTGCCTACCGGCGGCTTGCTCGTAAGTACCACCCCGACGTCAACCGAGAAGAAGGCGCAGAGGAACGCTTCAAGGAGATCAACGAAGCGTACGAGGTCCTGGGGGATGAGGAGCGCCGCGCTGCCTACGACCGCTTCGGCCACGCGGGTGTCTCTGGCGGGTTCGGCGCGGCTGGCGACCCCTTCGGCTTCAGCGGCTCGCCCTTCAGCGACATCTTCGAGACGTTCTTCGGCGGTGGCGGGCGCAGGAGCCGCGGGCCGGTGCGCGGGGCCGACCTCGAGACCTCGGTTGAGTTGACCTTCGAAGAGGCGATCTTCGGGACCGAGAAAGAGGTCGAGGTCACGCGCCTCGAGCTGTGCGACGATTGCCGCGGCACGCGTATGCGCGGGGGCAAGCAGCCGCCTGTCTGCCCGGTGTGCGGCGGCAGCGGCGAGGTCCGCCGGGTGCAGCACACCATCCTTGGTCAGTTCGTCACGGCGATGCCGTGCGACAACTGCGGGGGCGAGGGGCGAGTAATCTCCGATCCGTGCCCCACCTGTCGCGGACGAGGCCGGGTGGCCAAGACGCGCACCATCGCGGTCACGATCCCGGCGGGGGTCGACAGTGACTCGACGCTGCGCCTGACCGGCCAGGGCGAGCACGTGCCGAACGGGACGCCGGGCAACCTGTATGTGCGCATCCGCGTCCAACCGCACCCCTACTTCGTTCGGCAGGGGAAGCAGATCCACCTGGATCTGCCGCTCAACATGGTACAGGCTGCGCTCGGGGCCGAGGTCGAGGTGCCGACCGTCGACGGCCCGGTGGAGCTGAAGATCCCACCTGGGACCCAACCGGGGCAGCAGTTTCGCCTGCGGGGAAAGGGAGTGCCCGACGTCCGAGGCGGTGCGCGCGGCGATCAGATCGTCACCGTGCGGGTAGTGATCCCGACCGAGATCACGCCCGAGCAGCGGGAGCTGCTGCGCAAGCTGGCTGAGACCCTTACCACCCCGGACCTCGAGGACGGTAATCGCCGCGGTTTCTTCGGCAAGATCAAGGACGCGCTCGGCGTCTAG
- a CDS encoding phosphoribosyltransferase, with amino-acid sequence MEIGVERRILSWQEIADLVQVLAEKLPTDYDALLAITRGGMIPACLLSEQMDMRNIMVAAVQFYTTVGETLDEPRFFQFPHAELLKGQRILVVDDVWDSGRTVVAVRDRIRAAGGHPEVAVLHFKPTRSHFPGDAPDYFAAETDEWIVYPWEPEE; translated from the coding sequence GTGGAGATCGGGGTCGAGCGGCGCATTCTCTCCTGGCAGGAGATCGCGGACCTGGTGCAGGTGCTGGCTGAGAAGCTTCCGACGGACTACGACGCGCTCCTGGCGATCACCCGTGGCGGCATGATCCCGGCCTGCCTCCTCTCCGAGCAGATGGACATGCGGAACATCATGGTCGCCGCCGTGCAGTTCTACACCACCGTGGGCGAAACCCTGGACGAACCGCGCTTTTTCCAGTTCCCCCACGCCGAACTGCTCAAGGGCCAGCGCATCCTGGTGGTCGACGACGTGTGGGACAGCGGCCGAACCGTCGTCGCCGTCCGCGACCGCATCCGCGCCGCCGGCGGGCACCCGGAGGTGGCCGTGCTCCACTTCAAGCCGACCCGCTCGCACTTCCCGGGCGACGCCCCCGACTACTTTGCCGCTGAAACCGACGAGTGGATCGTCTACCCCTGGGAGCCGGAGGAATAG
- a CDS encoding HAD family hydrolase: MSGAQVRAVVFDLDGLLVDSEPVQIAAWEAFLAELGHTLDDALLAEMFGLRLMDSARLVRDRLGLPLTVEEVMARRDAHFFAALPGRLHPMPGARELVAALQARGVPLALATSGHRRYVDVALAALELEGAFAFEVTGEQVSAGKPAPDIYLAAAAGLGLPPAACVALEDAPNGVAAAKEAGMRCLAVPNAMTADLPGLDRADAILTSLDAVLPWLDGAGWLRAGGDAARSG, from the coding sequence ATGAGCGGAGCACAGGTTCGAGCCGTCGTCTTCGACCTCGACGGCCTGCTGGTCGATAGTGAGCCGGTGCAGATCGCCGCCTGGGAAGCCTTCCTGGCTGAACTGGGCCACACCCTCGACGACGCGCTGCTGGCGGAGATGTTCGGGCTGCGCCTGATGGACAGTGCCCGGCTGGTGCGCGATCGGCTGGGCCTGCCCCTGACCGTCGAGGAGGTCATGGCACGGCGGGACGCGCACTTCTTCGCGGCGCTGCCAGGCCGGCTCCACCCGATGCCCGGGGCGCGAGAGCTGGTGGCGGCGCTTCAGGCGCGGGGTGTGCCGCTGGCGCTGGCGACCTCCGGCCACCGGCGCTACGTCGACGTCGCTCTGGCCGCACTGGAGCTGGAGGGCGCGTTCGCGTTTGAAGTTACCGGCGAGCAAGTCTCCGCCGGGAAGCCGGCGCCGGACATCTACCTGGCGGCCGCCGCGGGGTTGGGGCTCCCGCCCGCGGCGTGCGTGGCGCTGGAAGACGCACCCAACGGCGTGGCCGCGGCCAAGGAAGCGGGCATGCGGTGTCTCGCGGTGCCGAACGCGATGACGGCCGACCTGCCCGGGCTCGACCGGGCTGATGCGATCCTCACCTCGCTCGATGCGGTGCTCCCGTGGCTTGACGGGGCAGGGTGGCTCCGCGCCGGTGGTGACGCTGCCCGGTCCGGATGA
- a CDS encoding ADP-ribosylglycohydrolase family protein, whose protein sequence is MSVEQSTARVSTKDRFLGCLLGLGIGDALGMPVEGWSREEIAARYGWIDGYLPRIEGETETVPAGEFTDATEVALCHVEALISAGGFVDPEAVGRRLMLLARGESRRFLDPLTLSAIERMEETDQFQEGVVGDGPPDATIAPQIAPVALMHALGRLNAEVFTREVLRAGLITRSHPEALNGALAMAYAIWLLAAEHIPPDVLIPEVAAFIDEDDVAKRLRLAEALARNGGDREQDLAHLRRIGTDGSVAGSVAAALYAFVVHPDDFAAAVLTAINAGGDTATIGAMTGALAGVHLGATAIPEPFVEGLAGRAYILVAGPSLYRAAQLRAGRFFQIHRGL, encoded by the coding sequence GTGAGCGTGGAGCAGTCCACCGCGCGGGTGTCGACAAAGGACCGGTTCCTCGGCTGTCTCCTCGGCCTGGGGATCGGCGATGCCCTCGGGATGCCGGTCGAGGGTTGGAGTCGGGAAGAGATCGCCGCTCGATATGGGTGGATCGACGGCTACCTGCCGCGGATCGAGGGCGAGACGGAGACCGTGCCCGCGGGTGAGTTCACCGATGCCACCGAGGTCGCGCTCTGCCATGTGGAGGCGCTCATCTCCGCAGGGGGCTTCGTCGACCCCGAGGCGGTCGGCCGCCGGCTGATGCTCCTCGCCCGGGGAGAGAGCCGCCGGTTCCTGGATCCCTTGACCTTGAGTGCGATCGAGCGCATGGAGGAGACCGACCAGTTCCAGGAGGGGGTGGTCGGTGACGGACCGCCGGACGCGACCATCGCTCCGCAGATCGCGCCGGTGGCGTTGATGCACGCGCTCGGGCGGCTGAATGCAGAGGTCTTCACGCGCGAGGTCCTGCGCGCCGGCCTGATTACCCGCAGCCACCCGGAGGCGCTGAACGGTGCGCTGGCGATGGCGTACGCCATCTGGCTCCTGGCGGCAGAGCACATCCCGCCGGACGTGCTGATCCCGGAGGTTGCCGCCTTCATCGACGAGGACGACGTCGCCAAGCGCCTGCGCCTGGCGGAAGCCCTCGCGCGGAACGGCGGGGACCGGGAGCAGGACCTGGCCCACTTGCGGCGCATTGGGACCGACGGCTCGGTCGCTGGATCGGTTGCGGCGGCGCTCTACGCCTTCGTCGTCCACCCCGACGACTTCGCCGCGGCGGTACTCACCGCGATCAACGCGGGCGGTGATACAGCGACGATCGGCGCGATGACCGGGGCGCTGGCCGGGGTCCACCTCGGTGCGACCGCGATTCCGGAACCCTTCGTCGAAGGCCTGGCCGGCCGGGCATACATCCTGGTGGCCGGGCCGAGCCTCTATCGGGCGGCGCAGCTCCGCGCCGGACGCTTCTTCCAGATCCACCGCGGCCTATGA
- a CDS encoding NYN domain-containing protein, whose translation MCRPDQFDKVAVFFDMSNLYFAARDLGIKIDYTRLLDFIVGGRRLHRAYAYMAVAPDDNTAVPFLTWLRRNGFRVITKTLRRYSDGTSKGDLDMELAVDLLSQAPYIDVAVIVSGDGDFTYLVDRAQRLGLRVEIASTPRYTATDLMEIADRYIDLEANLHVFALERATQAPSLPTMPSEGVSRAAHDPSQEDRNGRPDEL comes from the coding sequence ATGTGTCGACCCGATCAATTCGACAAGGTTGCTGTGTTCTTCGACATGTCCAACCTCTACTTCGCCGCACGAGACTTAGGCATCAAGATCGACTACACACGGCTGCTCGATTTCATCGTCGGGGGACGGCGCCTCCACCGTGCCTACGCCTACATGGCTGTGGCGCCGGACGACAACACGGCCGTCCCATTTCTCACCTGGCTGCGGCGCAACGGCTTTCGCGTCATCACCAAGACGCTCCGGCGCTACAGTGACGGCACCAGCAAGGGCGACCTGGACATGGAACTGGCGGTCGATCTTCTCTCCCAGGCGCCCTACATCGATGTGGCCGTCATCGTGAGCGGCGACGGCGACTTCACCTACCTGGTCGACCGGGCCCAGCGTCTGGGACTGCGGGTCGAGATCGCGTCCACGCCGCGCTATACTGCGACGGACTTGATGGAGATCGCCGACCGCTACATCGACCTGGAGGCCAACCTGCACGTCTTCGCGCTGGAGCGCGCGACACAGGCTCCGAGTCTCCCGACCATGCCGTCCGAGGGGGTATCCCGGGCGGCACACGATCCGTCGCAGGAGGACCGCAACGGCCGGCCGGATGAACTCTGA
- a CDS encoding M20 family metallopeptidase, with protein MTLVEAMHERREHLLATVGEVVRRESPSTDKAAVDALAAYLQEQCRALGAEVEVHPQREYGDLTVTRWGGTGSADEKPLLVMTHIDTVWPLGTIDRKPFSVEGDIARGPGIFDMKASVAMMLEAIRLIRERDLPHRPIQWLINTEEEVGSPVSRPLIEELARDSAYVLCLEPPIPPEGKLKTFRKGVGMFTMRITGRAAHAGADPEKGASAIQELANQILYLHSLSDLDLGTTVNVGVVHGGTRPNVIAAEAVAEIDLRVSSQAEAERVVAAILETRPRHPGTSVTVEGGLNRPPMERTPTIVAAFERAREIGASLGLDLQEGGTGGASDGNFTAALGVPTIDGLGCPGDGGHAEHEHISVTGLVERAALLTGLLTEL; from the coding sequence ATGACGCTGGTCGAGGCGATGCACGAGCGGCGCGAGCACCTGCTCGCGACCGTGGGCGAGGTGGTCCGCCGTGAGTCCCCAAGCACCGACAAGGCGGCGGTCGACGCGCTGGCCGCCTACCTCCAGGAGCAGTGCCGGGCGCTCGGTGCGGAGGTGGAGGTACACCCCCAGCGCGAGTACGGCGACCTGACCGTAACCCGCTGGGGCGGCACGGGCAGCGCCGACGAAAAGCCCCTGCTGGTCATGACCCACATCGACACGGTCTGGCCGCTTGGGACCATCGACCGCAAGCCCTTCAGCGTGGAGGGCGACATCGCGCGCGGCCCCGGCATCTTCGACATGAAGGCCAGCGTCGCCATGATGCTGGAGGCTATTCGCCTCATCCGCGAGCGCGATCTGCCGCACCGTCCGATCCAGTGGCTCATCAACACCGAGGAGGAGGTCGGCAGCCCCGTCTCCCGCCCGCTGATCGAGGAACTGGCCCGGGATAGCGCCTACGTCCTCTGTCTTGAGCCGCCGATCCCGCCGGAAGGGAAGCTCAAGACCTTCCGCAAGGGCGTCGGGATGTTCACCATGCGCATCACCGGCCGAGCCGCCCACGCCGGCGCCGACCCGGAGAAGGGCGCGAGCGCCATCCAGGAACTCGCCAACCAGATCCTCTACCTGCACAGCCTGAGCGATCTGGACCTGGGGACCACCGTCAACGTCGGGGTGGTCCACGGCGGCACGCGACCGAACGTCATCGCGGCCGAGGCGGTTGCCGAGATCGACCTCCGCGTGTCGAGCCAGGCCGAGGCCGAGCGCGTCGTGGCCGCCATCCTCGAGACCCGCCCGCGTCATCCCGGGACGAGCGTCACGGTCGAAGGCGGCCTAAACCGGCCTCCGATGGAGCGGACCCCCACAATCGTCGCCGCATTCGAGCGCGCGCGAGAGATCGGCGCTTCCCTCGGGCTCGACCTGCAAGAGGGGGGCACCGGCGGAGCCAGCGACGGCAACTTTACCGCAGCGCTGGGCGTGCCGACCATCGACGGGCTCGGTTGCCCGGGCGACGGCGGCCACGCCGAGCACGAACACATCAGCGTTACCGGGCTCGTCGAGCGGGCGGCCCTGCTCACCGGCCTTCTGACGGAGCTGTGA